A window from Dromaius novaehollandiae isolate bDroNov1 chromosome 1, bDroNov1.hap1, whole genome shotgun sequence encodes these proteins:
- the CSDC2 gene encoding cold shock domain-containing protein C2: MSSDPSAPPAVPPLHSPKSPVWPTFPFQREGSRVWERGNLLLRDLPSPLPTKRTRTYSATARASAGPIFKGVCKQFSRSQGHGFITPENGTEDIFVHVSDIEGEYVPVEGDEVTYKVCPIPPKNQKLQAVEVVLTNLAPHAKHETWSGQIIGS, translated from the exons ATGTCGTCTGACCCCAGCGCGCCGCCGGCGGTGCCACCGCTGCACTCGCCCAAGTCACCTGTGTGGCCCACCTTCCCCTTCCAGCGCGAGGGCAGCCGCGTCTGGGAGCGGGGCAACCTCCTGCTGCGGGACCTGCCCAGCCCGCTGCCCACCAAGAGGACCCGCACGTACTCCGC gaCGGCTCGCGCCTCCGCCGGCCCCATCTTCAAGGGCGTCTGCAAGCAGTTCTCGCGCTCCCAGGGCCACGGCTTCATCACCCCTGAGAATGGCACAGAGGACATTTTCGTCCACGTGTCCGA CATCGAGGGCGAGTACGTGCCAGTGGAGGGGGACGAGGTGACGTACAAAGTCTGCCCCATCCCTCCCAAGAACCAGAAGCTGCAGGCGGTGGAGGTGGTGCTCACCAACCTGGCCCCCCATGCGAAGCACGAGACGTGGTCCGGCCAGATCATCGGCTCCTAG